A genomic window from Lutra lutra chromosome 17, mLutLut1.2, whole genome shotgun sequence includes:
- the C17H19orf18 gene encoding uncharacterized protein C19orf18 homolog isoform X2 gives MAAAAPRDSAEVCVISEDVFVSFSREEWMLLDDSQRLLYQDVMLENFALLASLGIISSRSHLVTPVEQRADPQIADQVDMAPATERKTQKGPGPGGWSAVEDEAMSPEQSVSLEGVSPVRTPVAGLKLHPWDVSGSILKEILYPTEYQGEEARLEPHSGGACWKPPGLRANVHQHHTAEKPFRRDEDSGSVKSCGFYVPEKTCTHSEGRRDFPATSDLLQHQVSHIRTRPHKRMRPGAALHPGQQHHRCFECGKLFTRKDTLTRHQRIHTGERPYECSKCGKFFSQSCDLFKHETIHTGERPYECSECGKFFRQVSGLIEHRRVHTGERLDQCSNCGKFFSSKSNLIRHQEVHTGARPYVCSTCGKEFSRKHTLVLHQRTHTGERPYECSKCGKAFSQSSHLNVHWRIHSSDYECSRCGKAFSCISKLIQHQKVHSGENPYECSRCGKAFTQRPNLIRHWKVHTGERPYVCSKCGKEFNRKHTLVLHQKIHTGEKP, from the exons GTCTGTGTGATCTCTGAGGACGTTTTTGTGTCCTTCTCCCGGGAAGAATGGATGCTCCTTGATGATTCTCAGAGACTTTTATATCaggatgtgatgctggagaactttGCACTTTTAGCCTCACTGG GAATTATATCCTCCAGATCGCACTTAGTCACCCCAGTGGAACAGAGGGCAGATCCCCAGATAGCTGACCAGGTGGATATGGCTCCAGCCACAGAAAGGAAGACTCAGAAGGGACCTGGACCTG GTGGTTGGTCTGCGGTGGAGGATGAGGCCATGTCCCCTGAGCAGAGTGTTTCTTTAGAAGGAGTGTCACCGGTCAGGACTCCAGTGGCAGGTCTGAAGCTCCATCCCTGGGATGTATCTGGCTCAATATTGAAAGAAATCTTATACCCGACTGAATACCAGGGGGAGGAAGCCAGGCTGGAACCACACAGTGGTGGGGCCTGTTGGAAGCCTCCTGGGCTCAGGGCAAACGTCCATCAGCACCACACTGCAGAGAAACCCTTCAGAAGAGACGAGGACAGTGGCTCTGTGAAAAGCTGTGGATTCTATGTGCCAGAGAAGACCTGTACACACAGTGAGGGTAGAAGGGACTTTCCAGCCACCTCAGACCTTCTTCAGCACCAGGTCTCCCATATTAGGACGAGGCCCCACAAGAGGATGAGGCCTGGGGCAGCCCTTCACCCTGGACAGCAGCATCACAGGTGCTTTGAATGTGGGAAATTGTTCACCCGCAAAGACACGCTTACTCGGCACCAGAGAATCCATACTGGAGAAAGACCTTATGAGTGCAGCAAATGTGGGAAATTCTTTAGCCAAAGCTGTGACCTTTTTAAACATGAGACCATAcacactggagaaaggccttatgagtgcagtgaatgtgggaaattctTTAGACAGGTCTCTGGCCTGATTGAACACAGGCGAGTTCACACTGGTGAAAGACTCGACCAGTGCAGTAATTGTGGAAAATTCTTTAGTAGTAAGTCCAACCTCATTAGACACCAAGAAGTGCACACAGGGGCAAGGCCTTATGTATGCAGTACATGTGGGAAAGAGTTCAGCCGCAAACACACACTTGTTCTGCACCAGAGGACtcacactggagaaaggccttatgagtgcagcaaatgtgggaaggcctttagcCAAAGTTCCCACCTTAATGTACACTGGAGAATTCACAGCAGTGATTATGAGTGCAGCcgatgtgggaaagcctttagcTGCATCTCTAAACTCATTCAGCACCAGAAGGTTCACTCTGGAGAGAATCCTTATGAGTGCAGCagatgtgggaaagcctttaccCAAAGGCCAAATCTCATTCGGCACTGGAAAGTTCATACTGGAGAACGGCCCTACGTGTGCAGCAAATGCGGGAAAGAGTTTAACCGCAAACACACACTTGTTCTCCATCAGAAGATTCATACTGGAGAAAAGCCTTAA
- the C17H19orf18 gene encoding uncharacterized protein C19orf18 homolog isoform X5, translating to MAPATERKTQKGPGPGGWSAVEDEAMSPEQSVSLEGVSPVRTPVAGLKLHPWDVSGSILKEILYPTEYQGEEARLEPHSGGACWKPPGLRANVHQHHTAEKPFRRDEDSGSVKSCGFYVPEKTCTHSEGRRDFPATSDLLQHQVSHIRTRPHKRMRPGAALHPGQQHHRCFECGKLFTRKDTLTRHQRIHTGERPYECSKCGKFFSQSCDLFKHETIHTGERPYECSECGKFFRQVSGLIEHRRVHTGERLDQCSNCGKFFSSKSNLIRHQEVHTGARPYVCSTCGKEFSRKHTLVLHQRTHTGERPYECSKCGKAFSQSSHLNVHWRIHSSDYECSRCGKAFSCISKLIQHQKVHSGENPYECSRCGKAFTQRPNLIRHWKVHTGERPYVCSKCGKEFNRKHTLVLHQKIHTGEKP from the exons ATGGCTCCAGCCACAGAAAGGAAGACTCAGAAGGGACCTGGACCTG GTGGTTGGTCTGCGGTGGAGGATGAGGCCATGTCCCCTGAGCAGAGTGTTTCTTTAGAAGGAGTGTCACCGGTCAGGACTCCAGTGGCAGGTCTGAAGCTCCATCCCTGGGATGTATCTGGCTCAATATTGAAAGAAATCTTATACCCGACTGAATACCAGGGGGAGGAAGCCAGGCTGGAACCACACAGTGGTGGGGCCTGTTGGAAGCCTCCTGGGCTCAGGGCAAACGTCCATCAGCACCACACTGCAGAGAAACCCTTCAGAAGAGACGAGGACAGTGGCTCTGTGAAAAGCTGTGGATTCTATGTGCCAGAGAAGACCTGTACACACAGTGAGGGTAGAAGGGACTTTCCAGCCACCTCAGACCTTCTTCAGCACCAGGTCTCCCATATTAGGACGAGGCCCCACAAGAGGATGAGGCCTGGGGCAGCCCTTCACCCTGGACAGCAGCATCACAGGTGCTTTGAATGTGGGAAATTGTTCACCCGCAAAGACACGCTTACTCGGCACCAGAGAATCCATACTGGAGAAAGACCTTATGAGTGCAGCAAATGTGGGAAATTCTTTAGCCAAAGCTGTGACCTTTTTAAACATGAGACCATAcacactggagaaaggccttatgagtgcagtgaatgtgggaaattctTTAGACAGGTCTCTGGCCTGATTGAACACAGGCGAGTTCACACTGGTGAAAGACTCGACCAGTGCAGTAATTGTGGAAAATTCTTTAGTAGTAAGTCCAACCTCATTAGACACCAAGAAGTGCACACAGGGGCAAGGCCTTATGTATGCAGTACATGTGGGAAAGAGTTCAGCCGCAAACACACACTTGTTCTGCACCAGAGGACtcacactggagaaaggccttatgagtgcagcaaatgtgggaaggcctttagcCAAAGTTCCCACCTTAATGTACACTGGAGAATTCACAGCAGTGATTATGAGTGCAGCcgatgtgggaaagcctttagcTGCATCTCTAAACTCATTCAGCACCAGAAGGTTCACTCTGGAGAGAATCCTTATGAGTGCAGCagatgtgggaaagcctttaccCAAAGGCCAAATCTCATTCGGCACTGGAAAGTTCATACTGGAGAACGGCCCTACGTGTGCAGCAAATGCGGGAAAGAGTTTAACCGCAAACACACACTTGTTCTCCATCAGAAGATTCATACTGGAGAAAAGCCTTAA
- the C17H19orf18 gene encoding uncharacterized protein C19orf18 homolog isoform X6, which produces MSPPTCFQRMKRSWRSSFTQVCVISEDVFVSFSREEWMLLDDSQRLLYQDVMLENFALLASLGIISSRSHLVTPVEQRADPQIADQVDMAPATERKTQKGPGPGGWSAVEDEAMSPEQSVSLEGVSPVRTPVAGLKLHPWDVSGSILKEILYPTEYQGEEARLEPHSGGACWKPPGLRANVHQHHTAEKPFRRDEDSGSVKSCGFYVPEKTCTHSEGRRDFPATSDLLQHQVSHIRTRPHKRMRPGAALHPGQQHHRCFECGKLFTRKDTLTRHQRIHTGERPYECSKCGKFFSQSCDLFKHETIHTGERPYECSECGKFFRQVSGLIEHRRVHTGERLDQCSNCGKFFSSKSNLIRHQEVHTGARPYVCSTCGKEFSRKHTLVLHQRTHTGERPYECSKCGKAFSQSSHLNVHWRIHSSDYECSRCGKAFSCISKLIQHQKVHSGENPYECSRCGKAFTQRPNLIRHWKVHTGERPYVCSKCGKEFNRKHTLVLHQKIHTGEKP; this is translated from the exons GTCTGTGTGATCTCTGAGGACGTTTTTGTGTCCTTCTCCCGGGAAGAATGGATGCTCCTTGATGATTCTCAGAGACTTTTATATCaggatgtgatgctggagaactttGCACTTTTAGCCTCACTGG GAATTATATCCTCCAGATCGCACTTAGTCACCCCAGTGGAACAGAGGGCAGATCCCCAGATAGCTGACCAGGTGGATATGGCTCCAGCCACAGAAAGGAAGACTCAGAAGGGACCTGGACCTG GTGGTTGGTCTGCGGTGGAGGATGAGGCCATGTCCCCTGAGCAGAGTGTTTCTTTAGAAGGAGTGTCACCGGTCAGGACTCCAGTGGCAGGTCTGAAGCTCCATCCCTGGGATGTATCTGGCTCAATATTGAAAGAAATCTTATACCCGACTGAATACCAGGGGGAGGAAGCCAGGCTGGAACCACACAGTGGTGGGGCCTGTTGGAAGCCTCCTGGGCTCAGGGCAAACGTCCATCAGCACCACACTGCAGAGAAACCCTTCAGAAGAGACGAGGACAGTGGCTCTGTGAAAAGCTGTGGATTCTATGTGCCAGAGAAGACCTGTACACACAGTGAGGGTAGAAGGGACTTTCCAGCCACCTCAGACCTTCTTCAGCACCAGGTCTCCCATATTAGGACGAGGCCCCACAAGAGGATGAGGCCTGGGGCAGCCCTTCACCCTGGACAGCAGCATCACAGGTGCTTTGAATGTGGGAAATTGTTCACCCGCAAAGACACGCTTACTCGGCACCAGAGAATCCATACTGGAGAAAGACCTTATGAGTGCAGCAAATGTGGGAAATTCTTTAGCCAAAGCTGTGACCTTTTTAAACATGAGACCATAcacactggagaaaggccttatgagtgcagtgaatgtgggaaattctTTAGACAGGTCTCTGGCCTGATTGAACACAGGCGAGTTCACACTGGTGAAAGACTCGACCAGTGCAGTAATTGTGGAAAATTCTTTAGTAGTAAGTCCAACCTCATTAGACACCAAGAAGTGCACACAGGGGCAAGGCCTTATGTATGCAGTACATGTGGGAAAGAGTTCAGCCGCAAACACACACTTGTTCTGCACCAGAGGACtcacactggagaaaggccttatgagtgcagcaaatgtgggaaggcctttagcCAAAGTTCCCACCTTAATGTACACTGGAGAATTCACAGCAGTGATTATGAGTGCAGCcgatgtgggaaagcctttagcTGCATCTCTAAACTCATTCAGCACCAGAAGGTTCACTCTGGAGAGAATCCTTATGAGTGCAGCagatgtgggaaagcctttaccCAAAGGCCAAATCTCATTCGGCACTGGAAAGTTCATACTGGAGAACGGCCCTACGTGTGCAGCAAATGCGGGAAAGAGTTTAACCGCAAACACACACTTGTTCTCCATCAGAAGATTCATACTGGAGAAAAGCCTTAA
- the C17H19orf18 gene encoding uncharacterized protein C19orf18 homolog isoform X1: MSWHDLGSPRGIGWHVGKRVSMTLLWVDRVGILSQETSWTVLAMSLQVCVISEDVFVSFSREEWMLLDDSQRLLYQDVMLENFALLASLGIISSRSHLVTPVEQRADPQIADQVDMAPATERKTQKGPGPGGWSAVEDEAMSPEQSVSLEGVSPVRTPVAGLKLHPWDVSGSILKEILYPTEYQGEEARLEPHSGGACWKPPGLRANVHQHHTAEKPFRRDEDSGSVKSCGFYVPEKTCTHSEGRRDFPATSDLLQHQVSHIRTRPHKRMRPGAALHPGQQHHRCFECGKLFTRKDTLTRHQRIHTGERPYECSKCGKFFSQSCDLFKHETIHTGERPYECSECGKFFRQVSGLIEHRRVHTGERLDQCSNCGKFFSSKSNLIRHQEVHTGARPYVCSTCGKEFSRKHTLVLHQRTHTGERPYECSKCGKAFSQSSHLNVHWRIHSSDYECSRCGKAFSCISKLIQHQKVHSGENPYECSRCGKAFTQRPNLIRHWKVHTGERPYVCSKCGKEFNRKHTLVLHQKIHTGEKP, from the exons ATGTCCTGGCATGATTTAGGGTCCCCCCGGGGGATTGGCTGGCACGTGGGGAAGAGGGTGAGCATGACGTTGTTGTGGGTAGACAGAGTGGGGATACTCAGTCAAGAGACTTCCTGGACCGTGCTGGCCATGTCATTGCAGGTCTGTGTGATCTCTGAGGACGTTTTTGTGTCCTTCTCCCGGGAAGAATGGATGCTCCTTGATGATTCTCAGAGACTTTTATATCaggatgtgatgctggagaactttGCACTTTTAGCCTCACTGG GAATTATATCCTCCAGATCGCACTTAGTCACCCCAGTGGAACAGAGGGCAGATCCCCAGATAGCTGACCAGGTGGATATGGCTCCAGCCACAGAAAGGAAGACTCAGAAGGGACCTGGACCTG GTGGTTGGTCTGCGGTGGAGGATGAGGCCATGTCCCCTGAGCAGAGTGTTTCTTTAGAAGGAGTGTCACCGGTCAGGACTCCAGTGGCAGGTCTGAAGCTCCATCCCTGGGATGTATCTGGCTCAATATTGAAAGAAATCTTATACCCGACTGAATACCAGGGGGAGGAAGCCAGGCTGGAACCACACAGTGGTGGGGCCTGTTGGAAGCCTCCTGGGCTCAGGGCAAACGTCCATCAGCACCACACTGCAGAGAAACCCTTCAGAAGAGACGAGGACAGTGGCTCTGTGAAAAGCTGTGGATTCTATGTGCCAGAGAAGACCTGTACACACAGTGAGGGTAGAAGGGACTTTCCAGCCACCTCAGACCTTCTTCAGCACCAGGTCTCCCATATTAGGACGAGGCCCCACAAGAGGATGAGGCCTGGGGCAGCCCTTCACCCTGGACAGCAGCATCACAGGTGCTTTGAATGTGGGAAATTGTTCACCCGCAAAGACACGCTTACTCGGCACCAGAGAATCCATACTGGAGAAAGACCTTATGAGTGCAGCAAATGTGGGAAATTCTTTAGCCAAAGCTGTGACCTTTTTAAACATGAGACCATAcacactggagaaaggccttatgagtgcagtgaatgtgggaaattctTTAGACAGGTCTCTGGCCTGATTGAACACAGGCGAGTTCACACTGGTGAAAGACTCGACCAGTGCAGTAATTGTGGAAAATTCTTTAGTAGTAAGTCCAACCTCATTAGACACCAAGAAGTGCACACAGGGGCAAGGCCTTATGTATGCAGTACATGTGGGAAAGAGTTCAGCCGCAAACACACACTTGTTCTGCACCAGAGGACtcacactggagaaaggccttatgagtgcagcaaatgtgggaaggcctttagcCAAAGTTCCCACCTTAATGTACACTGGAGAATTCACAGCAGTGATTATGAGTGCAGCcgatgtgggaaagcctttagcTGCATCTCTAAACTCATTCAGCACCAGAAGGTTCACTCTGGAGAGAATCCTTATGAGTGCAGCagatgtgggaaagcctttaccCAAAGGCCAAATCTCATTCGGCACTGGAAAGTTCATACTGGAGAACGGCCCTACGTGTGCAGCAAATGCGGGAAAGAGTTTAACCGCAAACACACACTTGTTCTCCATCAGAAGATTCATACTGGAGAAAAGCCTTAA
- the C17H19orf18 gene encoding uncharacterized protein C19orf18 homolog isoform X3, whose protein sequence is MLLDDSQRLLYQDVMLENFALLASLGIISSRSHLVTPVEQRADPQIADQVDMAPATERKTQKGPGPGGWSAVEDEAMSPEQSVSLEGVSPVRTPVAGLKLHPWDVSGSILKEILYPTEYQGEEARLEPHSGGACWKPPGLRANVHQHHTAEKPFRRDEDSGSVKSCGFYVPEKTCTHSEGRRDFPATSDLLQHQVSHIRTRPHKRMRPGAALHPGQQHHRCFECGKLFTRKDTLTRHQRIHTGERPYECSKCGKFFSQSCDLFKHETIHTGERPYECSECGKFFRQVSGLIEHRRVHTGERLDQCSNCGKFFSSKSNLIRHQEVHTGARPYVCSTCGKEFSRKHTLVLHQRTHTGERPYECSKCGKAFSQSSHLNVHWRIHSSDYECSRCGKAFSCISKLIQHQKVHSGENPYECSRCGKAFTQRPNLIRHWKVHTGERPYVCSKCGKEFNRKHTLVLHQKIHTGEKP, encoded by the exons ATGCTCCTTGATGATTCTCAGAGACTTTTATATCaggatgtgatgctggagaactttGCACTTTTAGCCTCACTGG GAATTATATCCTCCAGATCGCACTTAGTCACCCCAGTGGAACAGAGGGCAGATCCCCAGATAGCTGACCAGGTGGATATGGCTCCAGCCACAGAAAGGAAGACTCAGAAGGGACCTGGACCTG GTGGTTGGTCTGCGGTGGAGGATGAGGCCATGTCCCCTGAGCAGAGTGTTTCTTTAGAAGGAGTGTCACCGGTCAGGACTCCAGTGGCAGGTCTGAAGCTCCATCCCTGGGATGTATCTGGCTCAATATTGAAAGAAATCTTATACCCGACTGAATACCAGGGGGAGGAAGCCAGGCTGGAACCACACAGTGGTGGGGCCTGTTGGAAGCCTCCTGGGCTCAGGGCAAACGTCCATCAGCACCACACTGCAGAGAAACCCTTCAGAAGAGACGAGGACAGTGGCTCTGTGAAAAGCTGTGGATTCTATGTGCCAGAGAAGACCTGTACACACAGTGAGGGTAGAAGGGACTTTCCAGCCACCTCAGACCTTCTTCAGCACCAGGTCTCCCATATTAGGACGAGGCCCCACAAGAGGATGAGGCCTGGGGCAGCCCTTCACCCTGGACAGCAGCATCACAGGTGCTTTGAATGTGGGAAATTGTTCACCCGCAAAGACACGCTTACTCGGCACCAGAGAATCCATACTGGAGAAAGACCTTATGAGTGCAGCAAATGTGGGAAATTCTTTAGCCAAAGCTGTGACCTTTTTAAACATGAGACCATAcacactggagaaaggccttatgagtgcagtgaatgtgggaaattctTTAGACAGGTCTCTGGCCTGATTGAACACAGGCGAGTTCACACTGGTGAAAGACTCGACCAGTGCAGTAATTGTGGAAAATTCTTTAGTAGTAAGTCCAACCTCATTAGACACCAAGAAGTGCACACAGGGGCAAGGCCTTATGTATGCAGTACATGTGGGAAAGAGTTCAGCCGCAAACACACACTTGTTCTGCACCAGAGGACtcacactggagaaaggccttatgagtgcagcaaatgtgggaaggcctttagcCAAAGTTCCCACCTTAATGTACACTGGAGAATTCACAGCAGTGATTATGAGTGCAGCcgatgtgggaaagcctttagcTGCATCTCTAAACTCATTCAGCACCAGAAGGTTCACTCTGGAGAGAATCCTTATGAGTGCAGCagatgtgggaaagcctttaccCAAAGGCCAAATCTCATTCGGCACTGGAAAGTTCATACTGGAGAACGGCCCTACGTGTGCAGCAAATGCGGGAAAGAGTTTAACCGCAAACACACACTTGTTCTCCATCAGAAGATTCATACTGGAGAAAAGCCTTAA
- the C17H19orf18 gene encoding uncharacterized protein C19orf18 homolog isoform X4 — protein MDLFDVEPGIISSRSHLVTPVEQRADPQIADQVDMAPATERKTQKGPGPGGWSAVEDEAMSPEQSVSLEGVSPVRTPVAGLKLHPWDVSGSILKEILYPTEYQGEEARLEPHSGGACWKPPGLRANVHQHHTAEKPFRRDEDSGSVKSCGFYVPEKTCTHSEGRRDFPATSDLLQHQVSHIRTRPHKRMRPGAALHPGQQHHRCFECGKLFTRKDTLTRHQRIHTGERPYECSKCGKFFSQSCDLFKHETIHTGERPYECSECGKFFRQVSGLIEHRRVHTGERLDQCSNCGKFFSSKSNLIRHQEVHTGARPYVCSTCGKEFSRKHTLVLHQRTHTGERPYECSKCGKAFSQSSHLNVHWRIHSSDYECSRCGKAFSCISKLIQHQKVHSGENPYECSRCGKAFTQRPNLIRHWKVHTGERPYVCSKCGKEFNRKHTLVLHQKIHTGEKP, from the exons GAATTATATCCTCCAGATCGCACTTAGTCACCCCAGTGGAACAGAGGGCAGATCCCCAGATAGCTGACCAGGTGGATATGGCTCCAGCCACAGAAAGGAAGACTCAGAAGGGACCTGGACCTG GTGGTTGGTCTGCGGTGGAGGATGAGGCCATGTCCCCTGAGCAGAGTGTTTCTTTAGAAGGAGTGTCACCGGTCAGGACTCCAGTGGCAGGTCTGAAGCTCCATCCCTGGGATGTATCTGGCTCAATATTGAAAGAAATCTTATACCCGACTGAATACCAGGGGGAGGAAGCCAGGCTGGAACCACACAGTGGTGGGGCCTGTTGGAAGCCTCCTGGGCTCAGGGCAAACGTCCATCAGCACCACACTGCAGAGAAACCCTTCAGAAGAGACGAGGACAGTGGCTCTGTGAAAAGCTGTGGATTCTATGTGCCAGAGAAGACCTGTACACACAGTGAGGGTAGAAGGGACTTTCCAGCCACCTCAGACCTTCTTCAGCACCAGGTCTCCCATATTAGGACGAGGCCCCACAAGAGGATGAGGCCTGGGGCAGCCCTTCACCCTGGACAGCAGCATCACAGGTGCTTTGAATGTGGGAAATTGTTCACCCGCAAAGACACGCTTACTCGGCACCAGAGAATCCATACTGGAGAAAGACCTTATGAGTGCAGCAAATGTGGGAAATTCTTTAGCCAAAGCTGTGACCTTTTTAAACATGAGACCATAcacactggagaaaggccttatgagtgcagtgaatgtgggaaattctTTAGACAGGTCTCTGGCCTGATTGAACACAGGCGAGTTCACACTGGTGAAAGACTCGACCAGTGCAGTAATTGTGGAAAATTCTTTAGTAGTAAGTCCAACCTCATTAGACACCAAGAAGTGCACACAGGGGCAAGGCCTTATGTATGCAGTACATGTGGGAAAGAGTTCAGCCGCAAACACACACTTGTTCTGCACCAGAGGACtcacactggagaaaggccttatgagtgcagcaaatgtgggaaggcctttagcCAAAGTTCCCACCTTAATGTACACTGGAGAATTCACAGCAGTGATTATGAGTGCAGCcgatgtgggaaagcctttagcTGCATCTCTAAACTCATTCAGCACCAGAAGGTTCACTCTGGAGAGAATCCTTATGAGTGCAGCagatgtgggaaagcctttaccCAAAGGCCAAATCTCATTCGGCACTGGAAAGTTCATACTGGAGAACGGCCCTACGTGTGCAGCAAATGCGGGAAAGAGTTTAACCGCAAACACACACTTGTTCTCCATCAGAAGATTCATACTGGAGAAAAGCCTTAA